In the Pedobacter cryoconitis genome, TGTATCCCCACATTCCTCTTTGTGGCAGGTCATCGAATTTTTTAACGATATAAGCATTGAATCCGATGTCAGATAAATGAATACACAACTCTCCGTTTACAACAACTGCATGAATTTCTTTGGTTTCCCCATTGATGGCTAAATCAAGCGCTTCATTGATCGCTAATGGGACACCCAGTTCTTTTGCCATGCCGTTTGCCGAACCCGCAGGAATAATGCCGATCGGAGTTTTAGTCCCTTTCAACAAATCGCAGACTAATTTCAAAGTCCCATCGCCACCCACCGCAATTACGCGTGTCGCTTTTGCCTGATCGATAGCGGCCTTAATTTGTTCATTACTGCAGTCTTTAGTGAGTTCATAGATTTCAAACTTATGCTCCAGTCCTTTAAAAAAGTCTGTGATCACCGTTTTGAAATCTGTATTCTCACTTCCCGAGCCTGGGTTGACAATAAATAATAATTTCATAGCGGTAAATTAACGTATAGTAATGTTCAATAGCACAAACAACTCTGCGTCTGCTCTGTTTGATTTATAATGAATAATTCTGTCACTGTAAAAGTATATCATGGCTACGGCCACACGCATAACCTTGTGGTGTACGGCCATGTCTTTAAATTTAAAGCGAAAAATAACCAGAACTACAGCAATAACTTCTTTGTAAATATTATTTATCTGCTTAGAATGTTCATTTTAAAACCTTATCCATGGGTTAAAGTCAGGCTTAGCTTTTATACGCAGACCGTTACCCAAACTACAGAATATGATGGCTTTTTTAAGTTTGAATGGAGTGCTGAAGAAAATGTGAGTGCAGGCTGGCATCAGGTAAAAGTAGAAGCACTTGCCGATAACGGGGAGGTGTTAGCAGAGAGTATCGGTGATGTTTATGTTCCTCATGTTACGCAGTATGGATTTATATCTGATATTGACGATACCATTATGATTTCACACTCTGCAACCATAGGCAGAAGATTGAGAGAGCTTTTTATTAAGAACCCGCATACCAGGAAAACTTTCCCTGGTGTGAGTTCTCAATATAATTTACTGGCTTTATCCCATACTGATGCCGAACATCCTAATCCATTTTTTTACGTTTCCAGTAGTGAATGGAATCTGTATGATTATTTAGTTAGTACTTTCAGGTTCAATAATTTGCCGGAAGGGACTTTTTTACTCAATCAGATTAAGCGGTGGAAAGATCTGTTTAAAACTGGAAAAACAGGGCATGAGGGTAAATTAATACGTGTAATGCGAATTATAGACGCTTTTCCTAATCAGAAGTTTATACTCTTTGGGGATAATTCACAGCAAGATCCGGACATTTATTCATCAATTGCTATAAAGTATCCAAACAATATAGAGGCTATCTATATCAGGAACATCAGGAAAGAGAAACAAGCTATTACCCTTGGCTTACTTAAAAAGGTAGAGGAACAAAATATTCATACCTGCCTCTTTACAGAAAGTAAAGAAGCGATGTTACATGCTGCTCAAATCGGACTGATCAAAGTTTAAATAAATCCCAGCGTATTAAATCGCTTATTCAGTACCTGTGAGTTGTTGACATCCAGCCACTTGTCCAGAATAGTGCCATATACCTCTCTGAAATCTACCTGATATTTTAAATCTCCATTATCCAGATTTGCTAAATCAGGTGCAGCGTTATAAATGCCTTGCTTTTTCAATCTGCCGCCAAATAGGAACATATTATTTGCTGTACCATGATCAGTCCCGTTGCTTGCATTTTGAGCTACTCGTCTGCCAAATTCAGAAAAAGTAATCACCAGCGTATCTTCCAGCTTATTGTTCTGATGCAGGTCTTTCACAAAGGCGTTCATTCCTTCTGCATATTGTTGCAATAACCGGCCTTGTTGATTAAGTTGGTTAACATGTGTGTCAAATCCGCTTAAAGAGACATAATAAACCCTGGTTTTTAAACCAGAGCAGATGAATTTAGAAACAGTTTTCAACTGATTTGCAAAAGCTGAATTTGGATAGGTATAATTGGGCTTATAAATTTTAGAGGTATTCTCGATATAATTCGCAGAAGAAGACGTCTCGATCATCGTTTTATACAAATAACCTAAGTTCTCTTCGTCCAGGTGGTCTTTATCACGCTGAATCATTTCTCTGAAAAATGGTTCATTTGTATTGCGGAACAAAGCAGCCGGGTCTTTGAGTGCAATCCCTTTTTTGCTTAACCCTTTCATCGCCAAAGAAAGGCTGTCATCAACTTCAATCGCTGTATAGGGGAATTTACAGGTTTGACAATTGGAGTCCAGGTA is a window encoding:
- a CDS encoding diacylglycerol/lipid kinase family protein; the protein is MKLLFIVNPGSGSENTDFKTVITDFFKGLEHKFEIYELTKDCSNEQIKAAIDQAKATRVIAVGGDGTLKLVCDLLKGTKTPIGIIPAGSANGMAKELGVPLAINEALDLAINGETKEIHAVVVNGELCIHLSDIGFNAYIVKKFDDLPQRGMWGYTKALWKALWSHHKMEVEFQIGEEKIRSEAAMVVIANATMYGTGVKINPDGKLDDDVFEVILVKKYSLMEIIKIRFTDLPFNPEKIESFQTKGLRIQTKHKAHFQVDGEYIGKVNTIEAELLPAAITVIFKEIPS
- a CDS encoding DUF1501 domain-containing protein, which gives rise to MERRDFLKKATFAAAGTLVVPAFMKPFEALALDELSLYKNLVVVQLSGGNDGLNTVVPFGNDIYYQMRNGIAIKPEEVIKLDDMQGLNPNLSCLKELYDQGWMSIINDVGYPNPDRSHFRSMDIWQTASDANQYLSTGWIGRYLDSNCQTCKFPYTAIEVDDSLSLAMKGLSKKGIALKDPAALFRNTNEPFFREMIQRDKDHLDEENLGYLYKTMIETSSSANYIENTSKIYKPNYTYPNSAFANQLKTVSKFICSGLKTRVYYVSLSGFDTHVNQLNQQGRLLQQYAEGMNAFVKDLHQNNKLEDTLVITFSEFGRRVAQNASNGTDHGTANNMFLFGGRLKKQGIYNAAPDLANLDNGDLKYQVDFREVYGTILDKWLDVNNSQVLNKRFNTLGFI
- a CDS encoding App1 family protein, producing the protein MNNSVTVKVYHGYGHTHNLVVYGHVFKFKAKNNQNYSNNFFVNIIYLLRMFILKPYPWVKVRLSFYTQTVTQTTEYDGFFKFEWSAEENVSAGWHQVKVEALADNGEVLAESIGDVYVPHVTQYGFISDIDDTIMISHSATIGRRLRELFIKNPHTRKTFPGVSSQYNLLALSHTDAEHPNPFFYVSSSEWNLYDYLVSTFRFNNLPEGTFLLNQIKRWKDLFKTGKTGHEGKLIRVMRIIDAFPNQKFILFGDNSQQDPDIYSSIAIKYPNNIEAIYIRNIRKEKQAITLGLLKKVEEQNIHTCLFTESKEAMLHAAQIGLIKV